In one window of Ferrovum sp. PN-J185 DNA:
- a CDS encoding MFS family transporter, which translates to MDNIKKQAIKSIIVASSGNLVEWFDFYIFAFTAVYFASDFFPKSNPTVQLLNVAGIYAVGFFMRPIGSWFFGRLADRHGRRRALIVSVTMMCAGSLMVAIVPTYSSVGYFAPILLLMARLIQGFSVGGEYGATATYMSEVALSHQRGFLSSFQYVTLIGGQLLAVLTIVILEMIFTDVQLKTWAWRIPFIIGALTAIASLKLRKSMTETLTHESRTHPHAGSIHALFRYHKKAFMVVFGFTAGGSLSFYTFTTYMHKFLVNTSHLPIKTASHVMTATLFVYMLIQPVFGALSDRIGTRKSMMLFSGLGALLTYPIMTLLVHVSDPLSAFILITCAMVIISFYTSIAGVVKAQLFPIELRALGVGLSYAVANSVFGGTAEFIALYLKNINLQSYFYIYVTVILFISFLISTISLPKLNLYLSNKDES; encoded by the coding sequence ATGGACAATATAAAAAAACAAGCAATTAAATCAATTATTGTCGCCTCATCAGGTAATTTAGTTGAATGGTTTGATTTTTACATTTTCGCCTTTACCGCCGTCTATTTTGCTAGCGACTTCTTTCCTAAATCAAACCCCACCGTACAGTTATTAAACGTTGCTGGAATCTATGCAGTTGGCTTTTTTATGCGCCCTATTGGTAGTTGGTTTTTTGGCCGACTCGCTGACCGCCACGGGCGTCGACGAGCACTCATCGTTTCAGTCACAATGATGTGTGCAGGCTCCCTCATGGTTGCCATTGTGCCAACCTATTCATCAGTCGGGTATTTTGCTCCTATCTTGTTATTAATGGCACGCCTAATTCAGGGGTTTTCAGTAGGTGGTGAATATGGTGCAACTGCCACTTATATGAGCGAAGTTGCACTAAGTCATCAACGTGGTTTTCTCTCATCTTTTCAGTACGTGACGCTTATTGGTGGACAACTCTTAGCCGTACTCACCATCGTCATTCTCGAAATGATTTTTACTGACGTCCAATTAAAAACGTGGGCATGGCGTATCCCATTTATTATTGGCGCACTCACTGCTATTGCTTCTTTAAAACTACGTAAGTCGATGACAGAAACGCTTACTCATGAATCTCGTACTCATCCCCATGCAGGGAGCATTCACGCACTATTTCGTTATCATAAAAAAGCCTTTATGGTGGTTTTTGGTTTCACTGCAGGCGGATCACTGAGTTTTTATACCTTCACCACCTACATGCATAAGTTTCTAGTCAATACCTCTCACTTACCCATTAAAACAGCAAGCCATGTCATGACTGCAACGTTGTTTGTCTATATGTTAATTCAGCCTGTATTTGGCGCACTATCTGACCGTATTGGTACACGTAAAAGTATGATGCTATTTAGCGGTTTAGGGGCTTTACTGACCTACCCCATTATGACGTTATTGGTGCATGTATCAGACCCATTGAGTGCATTCATACTCATCACCTGCGCCATGGTCATCATCAGCTTCTATACTTCAATTGCAGGAGTTGTAAAGGCTCAATTATTTCCTATTGAATTGCGAGCTCTCGGTGTTGGATTATCCTACGCTGTAGCTAATTCCGTTTTCGGTGGAACCGCTGAGTTTATTGCTTTGTATCTTAAAAATATCAATTTACAAAGTTATTTTTATATTTATGTGACCGTCATACTTTTTATCAGTTTTCTGATCAGCACTATTAGCCTACCTAAACTTAACCTTTACTTATCTAATAAAGATGAATCATGA
- the tadA gene encoding tRNA adenosine(34) deaminase TadA — translation MTLPGKSLDEFYMQHALHQAELGGQHGEVPVGAIVVYNNEIIAQGFNQPINQHDPSAHAEIQVLRMAGQQLNNYRLLDCTLYVTLEPCVMCAGAIMHARIPRLVYAAADPKTGACGSVINVFSETKLNHHTEVQGGVLASQSSQLLKSFFSERRIK, via the coding sequence ATGACCCTGCCAGGCAAGTCACTTGATGAATTTTATATGCAGCATGCCCTCCATCAGGCTGAGTTGGGAGGGCAGCACGGTGAAGTGCCGGTAGGTGCGATAGTTGTGTATAACAATGAAATTATCGCTCAAGGGTTTAATCAACCCATCAACCAACATGACCCTAGCGCTCATGCCGAGATTCAGGTATTACGTATGGCTGGGCAACAGTTAAACAACTATCGCTTACTTGATTGCACGTTATATGTCACATTAGAGCCTTGTGTTATGTGTGCCGGTGCTATTATGCATGCACGCATTCCCCGTTTGGTATATGCCGCTGCAGACCCTAAAACAGGAGCCTGCGGGAGTGTCATCAATGTGTTTTCAGAGACTAAATTGAATCACCATACTGAGGTACAAGGTGGGGTATTAGCGAGCCAATCAAGTCAGTTATTAAAATCTTTTTTTAGTGAAAGACGTATTAAGTAG
- the ilvD gene encoding dihydroxy-acid dehydratase, translating to MPKYRSHTSTHGRNMAGARSLWRATGMKDGDFNKPIIAVANSFTQFVPGHVHLKDLGQLVAREIEKAGGVAKEFNTIAVDDGIAMGHDGMLYSLPSRELIADSVEYMVNAHCADALVCISNCDKITPGMLMAAMRLNIPVIFVSGGPMEAGRVRLANPTTNTVEIKKLDLIDAMVMAADSKVSDTDLAEVERSACPTCGSCSGMFTANSMNCLTEALGLSFPGNGTVVATHADREQLFKRAGQHIVELAKRYYEREDSTVLPRSIGFKAFENAIALDIAMGGSTNTILHLLAIAQEAQIPFTMADIDRMSRVVPQLCKVAPNTNKYHIEDVHRAGGIMAILAELNRAGKLHTDVPTIHATTMGEALKEWDIMGHVSETVQTFYKAGPAGIPSQVAFSQNTRWPTLDTDRAQGCIRSVEHAFSSEGGLAVLRGNIALDGCVVKTAGVDDSLLVFEGPAHVVESQEEAVENILNDKVKAGDVVVVRYEGPKGGPGMQEMLYPTSYIKSKGLGKACALLTDGRFSGGTSGLSIGHCSPEAAAGGAIGLVRNGDRIRIDIPQRSINVLVSDDELNQRRIEQNQLGWKPVKPRPRKVSTALKVYAKFATSADKGAVRDTSDFED from the coding sequence ATGCCTAAATATCGTTCTCATACCTCCACGCATGGCCGTAATATGGCTGGAGCACGTTCCTTGTGGCGTGCAACAGGCATGAAAGATGGTGATTTTAATAAACCTATTATTGCTGTAGCTAATTCTTTTACTCAGTTCGTACCTGGTCATGTGCATTTAAAAGACTTAGGGCAGTTAGTAGCTCGCGAGATTGAGAAAGCAGGTGGGGTAGCTAAAGAGTTTAATACAATTGCAGTGGATGACGGTATTGCTATGGGACACGATGGCATGCTCTATAGCCTCCCAAGTCGTGAGTTAATCGCCGATAGCGTTGAATATATGGTTAATGCTCACTGTGCTGATGCATTAGTTTGTATTTCTAATTGCGATAAAATTACACCAGGCATGTTGATGGCAGCTATGCGCCTTAACATCCCTGTTATTTTTGTATCGGGTGGTCCAATGGAAGCAGGGCGCGTACGTCTTGCCAATCCAACGACTAATACCGTTGAAATCAAAAAACTTGATTTAATTGATGCCATGGTAATGGCAGCTGATAGTAAAGTCTCTGACACAGATCTTGCCGAAGTGGAACGCTCTGCCTGTCCAACTTGTGGATCATGTTCTGGTATGTTCACTGCCAACTCCATGAACTGCCTCACAGAAGCATTGGGTTTATCTTTTCCTGGTAACGGGACAGTGGTTGCGACCCACGCTGATCGTGAACAACTTTTCAAAAGAGCGGGGCAACATATTGTAGAACTTGCTAAACGTTACTATGAACGAGAAGATAGTACAGTTCTTCCACGATCAATTGGATTTAAGGCTTTTGAAAATGCCATTGCGCTAGATATTGCTATGGGTGGTTCTACTAATACCATATTACATTTGCTGGCCATTGCTCAAGAAGCGCAAATTCCATTCACCATGGCAGATATTGATCGTATGTCTAGAGTGGTCCCACAACTCTGTAAAGTGGCACCCAATACCAATAAATACCATATTGAAGATGTCCATCGGGCAGGTGGCATTATGGCTATATTGGCTGAACTCAACCGTGCCGGAAAATTACATACTGATGTACCAACGATCCATGCAACAACCATGGGGGAAGCATTAAAAGAGTGGGACATTATGGGGCATGTATCTGAGACGGTACAAACTTTTTATAAAGCAGGCCCTGCAGGCATCCCAAGTCAAGTTGCTTTTAGTCAAAATACTCGCTGGCCGACTCTTGATACCGATCGTGCTCAAGGATGTATCCGTTCTGTCGAGCATGCTTTCAGTAGTGAGGGGGGATTAGCAGTCTTACGTGGCAATATTGCTCTTGACGGATGTGTGGTGAAAACCGCTGGTGTTGATGACAGTTTGCTCGTATTCGAAGGCCCCGCACATGTGGTGGAGTCGCAGGAGGAGGCGGTTGAGAATATTTTAAATGATAAAGTGAAAGCGGGTGATGTTGTGGTGGTTCGTTATGAAGGACCTAAGGGTGGGCCTGGCATGCAAGAGATGCTTTATCCAACAAGTTATATAAAATCAAAAGGATTAGGTAAAGCCTGCGCATTACTTACCGACGGACGTTTTTCCGGTGGCACATCAGGATTATCTATTGGGCATTGTTCTCCTGAGGCTGCCGCAGGGGGTGCGATTGGTTTGGTTAGAAACGGCGATCGAATTCGTATCGATATCCCTCAGCGTAGTATTAATGTACTAGTGAGTGATGATGAATTAAACCAACGCCGTATTGAACAAAATCAGTTGGGATGGAAGCCAGTGAAGCCAAGACCCCGTAAAGTGTCTACTGCTCTCAAAGTGTATGCCAAATTTGCGACCTCAGCTGATAAGGGTGCGGTACGTGATACCTCAGACTTTGAAGATTAG
- a CDS encoding RNA-guided endonuclease InsQ/TnpB family protein → MILVYRYRVKSLNGLLNKQSRAVNMVWNYCNDIQKQALKWNKRWPTGFDLNKLTTGSSKELGLHAGTINAVCEQYAKSRKQHNRPYLRWRSNKRSLGWVPLKGRDLKREGNAFRFSSNTFRVFNSRAIPEGKIKDGTNFSQDRLGNWYLNIVIDIPETEARPIQSGVGIDLGLKDFATLSTGEKIASERQYRKLESRLGIAQRARKKRTAARIHAKIANRRKDFNHKLSTRIVREFDYIAVGNVNAAGLAKTSMAKSVLDASWSFFRNTLAYKAVRHGAWFEEVNERFTTQVCSCCGSVSQSSPKGRADLGMRSWTCLDCGVEHDRDVNAALNILYKSGFGSGHRTPAEGISAL, encoded by the coding sequence GTGATCCTCGTTTACCGTTACCGCGTAAAGTCTCTCAATGGTTTGCTGAACAAGCAGTCGCGGGCTGTGAACATGGTTTGGAATTACTGCAACGACATTCAGAAGCAGGCGCTCAAGTGGAACAAACGCTGGCCGACCGGGTTTGATCTGAACAAACTGACCACTGGGAGCAGTAAGGAGCTTGGCCTGCACGCCGGTACTATCAACGCTGTTTGCGAGCAGTATGCCAAGTCCAGAAAACAGCATAATCGTCCGTACCTTCGCTGGCGCAGCAACAAGCGATCTCTCGGATGGGTGCCGCTGAAAGGGCGTGATCTGAAACGTGAGGGCAACGCTTTCCGGTTTTCCAGCAACACCTTTCGCGTCTTCAATTCCCGCGCTATCCCTGAAGGCAAAATCAAGGACGGAACAAACTTCAGTCAGGACAGACTGGGCAACTGGTATCTGAACATCGTGATCGACATTCCTGAGACCGAGGCAAGACCAATCCAATCCGGTGTTGGCATTGATCTTGGCCTGAAAGACTTTGCCACGCTTTCCACGGGCGAGAAGATCGCCAGCGAAAGGCAATACCGAAAACTCGAAAGCCGTCTTGGAATCGCGCAACGAGCCAGAAAAAAGCGAACCGCTGCACGAATCCACGCCAAGATCGCCAACCGACGCAAGGACTTCAACCACAAACTCTCGACCCGCATCGTGCGTGAGTTTGATTACATCGCGGTAGGGAATGTCAACGCCGCCGGACTTGCCAAAACCAGCATGGCCAAGTCCGTTCTCGATGCAAGCTGGTCGTTCTTTCGCAACACGCTCGCGTACAAAGCCGTTAGGCACGGGGCATGGTTTGAGGAAGTCAATGAAAGGTTCACCACCCAGGTTTGTTCGTGCTGCGGGAGCGTATCCCAAAGCAGTCCGAAAGGTAGGGCAGACCTTGGAATGAGAAGCTGGACTTGTCTTGATTGCGGTGTTGAACATGATCGTGATGTGAATGCTGCGTTAAATATCCTGTATAAGTCTGGTTTCGGTTCGGGACATCGAACCCCTGCTGAGGGAATCTCCGCTCTTTAG
- a CDS encoding acyl-CoA synthetase, producing the protein MYNQGLDQNQANFTPISPLSFIERAAQVYPHHTAIVYGALRRDWSDTYQRCRRLASALIQYGIKPGDTVAAMLPNTPAMVEAHFGVPMSGAVLNTINTRLEPDTIAFILQHGEARMILLDHEYAKVMKQALDIAEEKYGFSTDNLIIVDVADDNFTGDKTGLGQIDYESLLKLGDPQFNWSLPNNEWDAICLNYTSGTTGNPKGVVYHHRGAALNALSNILEWDMPKHPVYLWTLPLFHCNGWCFAWTVAARAGVNICLRRIDAKDILNLMKTEGVTHYCAAPIVHSMLINADTHLKVGLPTNIKAMVAGAAPPAAMIEGMETMGIDLTHVYGLTETYGPAAVCVKHTNWQNLPIGERAVLNARQGVRYHLQEAVTVLDPLTLTAVPHDGETIGEIMFRGNITMKGYLKNAKATEESFSGGWFHTGDLAVVNPDGYIKIKDRSKDIIISGGENISSIEIEDVLYRHPAVLAVAVVAKPDPKWGEVPCAFVEIKTGVDVSEAQLIDHCRQTLAGFKVPKEIIFDVIPKTSTGKIQKFELRKKIGSRQAIDV; encoded by the coding sequence ATGTATAACCAAGGGTTGGATCAAAACCAGGCCAACTTTACCCCAATATCACCTTTGTCATTTATCGAACGCGCAGCCCAAGTCTACCCCCATCATACGGCAATAGTTTATGGTGCATTAAGACGTGATTGGAGTGACACCTATCAGCGTTGCCGGCGTTTAGCAAGTGCACTGATCCAGTATGGTATTAAGCCAGGTGATACTGTTGCTGCTATGTTACCTAATACTCCTGCCATGGTTGAAGCGCATTTTGGCGTACCCATGTCTGGCGCTGTATTAAATACAATTAATACACGACTTGAACCGGACACCATTGCCTTTATTTTGCAACACGGTGAAGCACGGATGATTTTATTGGATCACGAATATGCCAAGGTAATGAAGCAGGCTCTTGATATTGCTGAAGAGAAATATGGTTTTTCTACGGATAATTTAATCATTGTTGATGTGGCTGATGATAATTTTACTGGGGATAAAACAGGATTAGGACAAATTGATTATGAGTCCTTGTTAAAGTTAGGTGATCCTCAATTTAACTGGTCATTACCCAACAATGAATGGGATGCTATTTGTTTAAACTATACTTCAGGGACAACGGGTAACCCTAAGGGAGTGGTATACCATCATCGCGGCGCTGCGTTGAATGCCCTGTCAAATATTCTTGAATGGGACATGCCAAAACATCCTGTGTACTTATGGACGCTTCCTTTATTTCATTGTAACGGTTGGTGCTTTGCCTGGACTGTGGCAGCGCGCGCTGGGGTTAATATCTGTCTCAGGCGTATTGATGCCAAAGACATTCTCAATCTAATGAAAACAGAAGGGGTAACACATTATTGTGCTGCACCTATAGTTCACAGCATGCTGATTAATGCTGATACTCATTTAAAAGTTGGACTGCCCACTAATATTAAGGCTATGGTGGCAGGAGCAGCACCTCCTGCTGCGATGATTGAGGGGATGGAGACCATGGGGATTGATTTAACCCATGTCTATGGTTTAACAGAAACCTATGGTCCTGCAGCGGTATGTGTAAAACACACTAATTGGCAGAATTTACCAATTGGCGAGAGAGCGGTATTAAATGCCAGACAAGGTGTGCGTTACCATTTACAAGAAGCAGTAACAGTCCTTGATCCTTTGACACTGACAGCTGTCCCCCATGACGGTGAAACCATTGGCGAAATTATGTTTCGCGGCAACATCACCATGAAGGGATACCTTAAAAATGCCAAAGCCACAGAAGAATCTTTTAGTGGTGGTTGGTTTCATACAGGTGACTTGGCAGTGGTTAATCCTGATGGCTATATTAAAATCAAAGATCGCAGTAAAGATATCATTATTTCAGGGGGCGAAAATATTTCTTCAATTGAGATTGAAGATGTACTCTACAGGCATCCGGCTGTGCTAGCGGTTGCTGTGGTTGCTAAACCGGATCCGAAATGGGGAGAAGTTCCTTGTGCGTTTGTTGAGATTAAAACGGGAGTAGATGTGTCTGAAGCGCAGTTAATAGACCATTGCCGACAAACGTTAGCTGGTTTTAAAGTACCTAAAGAAATAATTTTTGATGTTATACCGAAAACCTCCACGGGAAAAATTCAGAAGTTTGAATTACGGAAAAAAATAGGTTCAAGGCAAGCTATTGATGTTTAA
- a CDS encoding ribbon-helix-helix domain-containing protein, translating into MKRSNIFLPLQFLDRLRALADKTGITMSEHIRRAVEEYLKRKEREK; encoded by the coding sequence ATGAAACGATCTAACATATTCCTGCCATTGCAATTTCTTGACCGTCTTCGTGCGCTTGCAGACAAGACCGGGATTACTATGTCGGAGCATATCCGGCGGGCCGTCGAGGAGTATCTGAAACGCAAGGAACGCGAAAAGTGA
- a CDS encoding class I SAM-dependent methyltransferase, whose protein sequence is MLNWFTEGGKNYAHYRPHYPVALSHYLSTLTPHHECAIDVGCGSGQLTQLLSSHFQSVLGMDPSFDQLQHAIKHPSIQYQTASAEQLPLKHHCADLLTAAQAAHWFNLDLFYSEVKRVLKPSGVLALISYGVLRIDSADINELFQQFYYEDIATFWPPERRLVDEGYKTLPFPFTEVTTPILHIELEWNLMELVGYISTWSATKRILAENKDHLLNDFFTSLQHYWPEQEAKLSVSWPINLRVGKLV, encoded by the coding sequence ATGCTAAATTGGTTTACTGAGGGCGGTAAAAACTACGCTCATTATCGACCTCACTATCCAGTAGCGCTTAGCCATTATTTGTCAACCTTAACGCCTCATCATGAATGCGCTATTGATGTGGGGTGTGGGAGCGGTCAATTAACTCAATTACTGTCATCTCATTTTCAATCAGTATTAGGAATGGATCCCAGCTTTGATCAGTTACAGCATGCTATTAAACACCCCAGCATTCAATATCAGACCGCTTCAGCAGAACAATTACCTCTCAAACATCACTGCGCTGATTTACTGACTGCTGCACAGGCTGCTCATTGGTTTAATCTAGATCTGTTCTACTCTGAAGTAAAAAGAGTACTGAAACCCAGTGGTGTGTTGGCTTTAATTAGTTATGGGGTATTACGAATTGACTCTGCGGACATAAATGAACTATTCCAACAGTTCTACTATGAAGATATCGCCACCTTTTGGCCACCCGAGAGACGTTTAGTAGATGAAGGATACAAAACACTTCCCTTCCCTTTTACAGAGGTTACCACGCCTATTTTACATATTGAGCTTGAATGGAATCTGATGGAGTTGGTTGGCTATATTAGTACGTGGTCTGCTACAAAAAGAATACTTGCAGAAAACAAAGACCATCTACTTAATGACTTTTTTACTTCTCTTCAACACTACTGGCCAGAACAAGAAGCCAAATTATCAGTCAGTTGGCCCATTAATCTACGTGTTGGAAAATTAGTTTAG